One genomic window of Pseudohongiella acticola includes the following:
- a CDS encoding 2-dehydropantoate 2-reductase, whose amino-acid sequence MTLTDKPIPTPTRWHILGAGAMGCLWACAMHSRSVPEAHTGAPVTLLLRNRAALSSYPGHITCSDLPQSLNVPARTVCHDSGTTTDVINNLLVATKAQDTMAAIASVSSQLAPDSRLVLLQNGLKVQQELSRLYGTARVFCLSTSQGAWLREPFNVVHAGDGDTWLGQLAPASAETPAPLQRLLDMLPAQQLNIRIDNNIGDRLWRKLAINCAINALTVIHDCRNGELLHLPDARQTLTALCNEISQLLPEIAGAPAMPDLSAQVQHVLTVTADNVSSTLQDIRRGRATEIDHLNGYLCNLAAQQHLPCPVNQSVLQQMRVIESQALRA is encoded by the coding sequence ATGACCCTGACGGATAAACCGATACCAACGCCCACACGCTGGCATATACTGGGCGCCGGCGCGATGGGCTGCCTGTGGGCCTGCGCCATGCATTCCCGGTCAGTGCCGGAAGCACACACCGGCGCCCCAGTGACCCTGTTGTTGCGCAACCGGGCAGCATTATCAAGCTATCCCGGCCACATTACATGCAGCGACCTGCCGCAATCCTTGAACGTCCCCGCACGCACGGTCTGTCACGATTCGGGCACTACCACCGATGTCATCAACAATCTGCTGGTCGCTACCAAGGCGCAGGACACCATGGCTGCCATTGCCAGTGTGTCTTCGCAACTGGCACCTGATTCTCGACTCGTGCTGCTGCAGAACGGGCTCAAAGTGCAACAGGAACTCAGCCGTTTATATGGCACCGCGCGTGTTTTCTGCCTGTCCACCAGTCAGGGCGCCTGGTTGCGGGAACCATTCAACGTGGTGCATGCCGGTGACGGTGACACCTGGCTGGGGCAGCTTGCGCCAGCCAGCGCGGAGACACCGGCGCCACTGCAGCGCCTGCTTGATATGCTGCCAGCTCAGCAGCTTAACATCAGGATTGACAACAATATCGGCGACCGCCTCTGGCGCAAGCTGGCCATCAATTGCGCCATTAACGCGTTGACCGTTATTCATGACTGTCGCAATGGCGAGTTGTTGCACCTCCCCGATGCCAGGCAAACGCTCACCGCGCTATGCAACGAAATCAGCCAGCTGCTGCCAGAAATCGCCGGTGCGCCGGCCATGCCTGACCTGAGCGCGCAGGTACAGCATGTGCTGACCGTGACCGCAGACAACGTGTCATCAACGTTGCAGGATATACGGCGAGGCCGTGCAACTGAAATTGATCACCTGAACGGCTACCTCTGCAACCTGGCAGCACAACAACACCTGCCCTGCCCGGTCAACCAGTCAGTGTTGCAGCAGATGCGTGTGATAGAATCGCAGGCTTTGCGGGCATAG
- a CDS encoding sodium-dependent bicarbonate transport family permease, with protein MGWDPVVLFFVFGVVAGLLRSELKLPPALYETLSILLLLAIGLHGGVELAAQASPALVGQMLLVLVMGVVLPLIAFPLLRALRFGRVDAASVAAHYGSVSAGTFAVVVAYMLAEGVFFESYMPLFVAILEIPAILVGIVLARGLSTTTNWSELGREIFLGKSIVLLLGGLLIGVLAGKEAVAPLEPLYTSMFAPVLALFLLEMGLIASRHMGSLRESGLRLAIFALVMPWVGAAVGLGFATLMGLSVGGAAMLATLGASASYIAVPAAMRLALPEANPSLSLGASLGITFPFNIIFGIPLYLQAAQWLQAGV; from the coding sequence ATGGGCTGGGATCCGGTTGTACTGTTTTTTGTGTTTGGTGTGGTCGCAGGGTTGTTACGAAGTGAACTCAAACTACCGCCGGCGCTATATGAGACTCTTTCCATTTTGCTGCTTTTGGCAATCGGCCTGCATGGGGGCGTAGAGCTGGCAGCGCAGGCAAGCCCTGCTCTGGTGGGGCAGATGCTTCTGGTGCTGGTGATGGGTGTTGTGCTGCCCCTGATCGCTTTTCCGCTGCTGCGCGCACTACGCTTCGGCAGAGTGGATGCTGCCAGTGTTGCGGCCCACTATGGCTCAGTTAGTGCCGGCACCTTCGCTGTCGTTGTGGCTTACATGCTTGCCGAAGGTGTCTTCTTTGAAAGTTATATGCCCTTGTTTGTGGCGATTCTGGAAATCCCGGCAATTCTGGTCGGCATCGTACTGGCGCGCGGTCTCAGCACAACCACTAACTGGAGTGAATTGGGGCGCGAGATATTTCTAGGCAAAAGTATTGTCCTGTTGCTGGGCGGCTTATTGATTGGTGTGCTGGCAGGCAAAGAGGCAGTTGCCCCGCTGGAACCTTTATACACCAGTATGTTTGCGCCAGTCCTGGCCCTGTTTCTGCTGGAAATGGGTCTGATTGCTTCGCGACACATGGGTAGTTTGCGTGAGTCAGGGCTGCGCCTGGCGATCTTTGCGCTGGTCATGCCTTGGGTGGGCGCCGCCGTGGGGCTGGGGTTCGCCACCTTAATGGGGCTCTCGGTCGGTGGCGCAGCAATGCTGGCCACGCTGGGCGCGAGCGCGTCCTATATTGCTGTTCCTGCCGCCATGCGTCTGGCCCTGCCTGAGGCCAATCCCTCCCTGTCCCTGGGCGCCTCGCTTGGTATAACCTTTCCTTTTAACATCATCTTTGGCATCCCTTTATACCTGCAGGCCGCCCAATGGCTACAGGCTGGAGTATGA
- a CDS encoding FecCD family ABC transporter permease — MTPFRQYTLLSALTALLVISVVVALSSGSVPVPVGVIWQQLLDPTPGIEQQILWELRLPRAVAAFVTGGLLALSGVVMQVLLRNPLADPYILGVSGGAAVGALAAILLGVAGIWITQAAFAGALLSVFLVFGLAGRQQWSATRLLLTGVVVSAGWGAVINVMLTTSTSNNVQSMLFWLMGDLSQSRTDAWHFLLLLAGVILILSQARALNALARGELMAAALGVNVWRLKLILYFSASILTATAVTVAGSVGFVGLVIPHMLRLLGARDHRWLVPCSVMLGGSFLLLADSLARTIVAPQQLPVGVLTAMIGVPAFLFILHRGARTT, encoded by the coding sequence GTGACACCGTTTCGGCAATACACGCTGCTGTCAGCACTGACAGCATTGTTAGTGATCAGTGTTGTGGTGGCATTGAGCAGCGGCAGCGTGCCTGTGCCGGTCGGTGTGATCTGGCAGCAGCTGCTGGACCCGACACCCGGTATCGAACAACAGATCTTGTGGGAACTCAGACTGCCGCGGGCCGTGGCTGCCTTTGTCACCGGTGGTCTGCTGGCGCTGTCAGGCGTCGTCATGCAGGTGCTTCTGCGCAATCCGCTGGCCGACCCGTATATTCTTGGCGTCTCCGGCGGCGCAGCGGTCGGTGCGCTGGCTGCGATCCTGCTCGGTGTGGCAGGTATCTGGATTACGCAGGCGGCATTCGCCGGCGCACTGTTGTCCGTGTTTCTTGTGTTTGGCCTGGCAGGCCGACAGCAATGGTCGGCCACGCGACTGCTGTTGACCGGGGTGGTGGTCTCGGCCGGCTGGGGCGCCGTGATTAATGTCATGCTGACCACCAGTACCAGCAACAATGTGCAGAGCATGCTGTTCTGGTTGATGGGAGACCTCAGCCAGAGTCGGACCGATGCCTGGCATTTTCTACTATTGCTGGCAGGTGTAATCCTTATCCTGAGTCAGGCTCGCGCACTGAATGCGCTGGCGCGCGGTGAACTTATGGCTGCCGCGCTGGGAGTCAACGTCTGGCGACTGAAACTGATTTTGTATTTCAGTGCCTCCATACTGACGGCCACAGCCGTTACCGTGGCAGGGTCTGTCGGTTTTGTTGGACTGGTCATTCCTCATATGTTGCGACTGCTGGGAGCCCGCGACCACCGTTGGCTGGTTCCGTGTTCCGTCATGCTCGGCGGCAGCTTTCTGCTACTCGCTGACAGCCTCGCCCGCACCATCGTTGCTCCACAACAGTTGCCTGTTGGTGTGCTGACGGCGATGATCGGTGTGCCTGCCTTTCTGTTTATTCTGCACCGGGGGGCGCGAACAACATGA
- a CDS encoding OmpA family protein, translated as MMHPKNFSKGSLAAFIVSTPMLFASSFALAQDSGFYLGANYGESYGNLSRAEVADTFEANGRQALTLTKEDEDGAGKLLIGYDINDIFAAEFSYFHLGDYEFNATLAPAQNMRGRATVDGFALDLVTKMPITDNLSALLRAGVTHTSVTQSFSTFPTTPATGFNGRTPRDIEGKAGVGLEYAFSDALSARAEVEYFNLPSNQMIGDSAHMASVGLVYRFGRRAAAPAPVAPTPAPTPAPRPEPTPPAPEPVNVTLEADVLFDFDDSTLRASGRQELDALVRQINELDYDAAIVVGHTDRIGSRDYNLDLSQRRAESVRAYLVQGGVPANSITARGVANDESILDSSDCRNLGSNAATIECLQPDRRVVIEIDGTREP; from the coding sequence ATGATGCACCCCAAAAACTTTAGCAAAGGTTCACTTGCAGCCTTTATTGTGTCAACACCGATGCTGTTTGCCAGTTCATTCGCGCTCGCGCAGGACAGTGGTTTTTATCTTGGCGCAAATTATGGCGAAAGTTATGGCAACCTATCACGCGCCGAGGTGGCAGATACCTTTGAGGCCAATGGCCGGCAGGCCCTCACGCTGACCAAAGAAGACGAAGATGGCGCGGGCAAACTGCTGATTGGTTACGATATAAATGACATTTTCGCGGCTGAGTTCAGCTACTTCCATCTGGGCGACTATGAATTCAATGCGACGCTGGCGCCCGCGCAGAACATGCGGGGCAGAGCCACGGTGGATGGGTTCGCTCTCGATCTGGTCACCAAGATGCCGATTACCGACAATCTGTCAGCGTTGCTGCGGGCCGGTGTGACGCATACGTCTGTTACACAGTCGTTTTCCACCTTCCCGACGACACCGGCAACCGGTTTTAACGGCCGAACGCCTCGCGATATTGAAGGCAAAGCCGGTGTTGGTCTTGAGTATGCTTTCAGCGATGCTCTGTCCGCCCGTGCAGAAGTGGAATACTTCAATCTGCCATCAAACCAGATGATCGGCGACAGCGCGCACATGGCCAGCGTTGGTCTCGTGTACCGCTTTGGACGCAGAGCAGCAGCGCCTGCGCCAGTCGCTCCGACACCAGCCCCGACACCGGCACCAAGGCCTGAGCCTACACCACCGGCACCAGAGCCTGTCAATGTAACACTGGAAGCCGATGTACTGTTTGATTTTGACGACTCAACCCTCAGAGCATCAGGTCGCCAGGAGCTCGACGCGCTGGTGCGCCAGATAAACGAACTCGATTACGATGCCGCCATCGTGGTTGGTCACACCGACCGGATCGGTAGCCGTGACTACAACCTTGACCTGTCTCAGCGCCGAGCTGAATCAGTGCGCGCATATCTGGTTCAGGGCGGTGTCCCGGCAAACAGCATCACTGCCCGAGGGGTTGCCAACGACGAATCCATACTTGATTCATCAGATTGCCGCAACCTGGGTAGCAATGCAGCCACCATTGAGTGTCTGCAGCCAGATCGTCGTGTTGTTATCGAAATAGACGGCACTCGCGAGCCCTGA
- the purE gene encoding 5-(carboxyamino)imidazole ribonucleotide mutase, giving the protein MSALVGVIMGSKSDWATMSHTVDMLEQLGIPHEAKVVSAHRTPDLLFSYAETAAERGIEVIIAGAGGAAHLPGMCAAKTHLPVLGVPVQSSMLSGVDSLLSIVQMPAGIAVATLAIGRAGAVNAALLAASILGNKYPEHQQALQAFRAKQTSNVLDNSDPRQA; this is encoded by the coding sequence ATGTCTGCACTGGTAGGCGTGATCATGGGGTCGAAATCAGACTGGGCTACCATGAGCCACACGGTTGATATGCTGGAACAGCTGGGAATACCACATGAGGCCAAGGTGGTTTCGGCTCACAGAACCCCTGACTTGCTGTTTTCCTACGCAGAGACGGCCGCCGAACGCGGAATTGAAGTGATCATCGCGGGTGCCGGTGGTGCCGCGCATCTGCCGGGTATGTGTGCGGCTAAAACGCATTTGCCAGTGCTCGGTGTGCCGGTGCAGTCATCCATGTTGTCCGGTGTTGATTCATTGCTCTCCATTGTCCAGATGCCTGCCGGCATAGCCGTGGCAACGCTGGCAATCGGGCGAGCCGGTGCGGTGAACGCGGCCTTACTGGCAGCCAGTATTCTGGGTAACAAGTACCCTGAGCATCAGCAGGCGCTGCAGGCGTTCCGTGCCAAGCAGACCAGCAACGTGCTGGACAATTCAGATCCACGACAGGCCTGA
- a CDS encoding FxsA family protein, translating to MPLPLLAFIIIPIAELLLLFEVADLIGGLATLGLVIVTAFVGINVLRIQGFSTLTRANQRMAGGELPGLEIVEGLLLAFAGALLLTPGLITDTIGFALLTPPVRRRLAGRMIRNGSRFFVGGMRGQGSTFSGGFTGFGAGPNRAGGDTIDGEIVDRDGDSPHDKLSGEDDGKQP from the coding sequence ATGCCATTGCCTTTACTCGCCTTTATTATTATCCCCATCGCCGAACTGCTGTTGCTATTCGAGGTAGCAGACCTGATTGGTGGTCTGGCCACGCTCGGGTTGGTTATCGTGACTGCGTTCGTTGGCATTAATGTATTGCGAATCCAGGGTTTCAGCACGCTGACCCGGGCCAATCAGCGCATGGCGGGCGGCGAGCTGCCGGGCCTGGAAATCGTTGAAGGCCTGTTACTTGCGTTTGCCGGCGCTCTGTTGCTGACGCCTGGGCTGATCACTGACACCATCGGTTTTGCGTTATTGACGCCACCCGTGCGGCGCCGTCTGGCGGGCCGCATGATCCGTAATGGCAGCCGTTTCTTTGTCGGTGGGATGCGCGGGCAGGGCTCTACTTTCAGTGGCGGCTTTACCGGTTTTGGCGCTGGCCCGAATCGGGCCGGAGGCGACACCATTGATGGCGAAATCGTTGATCGTGACGGTGACAGCCCGCATGACAAGCTCTCCGGCGAAGATGACGGCAAGCAGCCCTGA
- a CDS encoding P-II family nitrogen regulator → MADNNGTRTLLTIICEAVLETRLLHDLESLGAPGWTVSDARGRGSRGIRTAGWDNDGNVRVEVVCARELAVKLSEHVQQHFYQDYAMICFLTPVEVLRPHKF, encoded by the coding sequence ATGGCTGACAACAATGGTACCCGCACATTGCTTACCATCATTTGCGAAGCCGTGCTGGAGACGCGCCTGTTGCACGATCTGGAGTCTCTGGGCGCTCCCGGCTGGACCGTGTCCGACGCGCGCGGGCGGGGCAGTCGTGGCATTCGCACTGCGGGCTGGGATAACGACGGTAATGTGCGGGTGGAGGTCGTCTGCGCCCGGGAGCTGGCAGTCAAGCTCAGTGAGCATGTACAGCAGCATTTTTATCAGGATTACGCCATGATCTGCTTTCTAACCCCGGTGGAGGTGCTGAGGCCGCACAAGTTCTGA
- a CDS encoding YajQ family cyclic di-GMP-binding protein: MPSFDIVSEVELPEVRNAVDQASREVGTRFDFKGVDASFELSEAEITVAAESDFQIQQMMEILKAKLVKRGVDIKSMEEGDIVETGKKATMKVVIKQGIEADMARKIVKMIKDKKMKVQTAIQGEKLRVTGKKRDDLQEVIAMLREAKLDIPLQFDNFRD, from the coding sequence ATGCCATCGTTCGATATTGTATCCGAAGTTGAGTTACCTGAAGTTCGCAATGCCGTTGATCAGGCCAGCCGCGAAGTAGGCACCCGGTTTGATTTCAAGGGTGTTGATGCCAGTTTTGAATTGAGTGAAGCCGAGATCACCGTGGCAGCGGAGTCAGACTTCCAGATTCAGCAGATGATGGAAATTCTCAAAGCCAAGCTGGTCAAACGTGGCGTTGATATCAAGAGCATGGAAGAGGGCGATATTGTCGAGACTGGCAAAAAAGCCACCATGAAAGTGGTTATCAAACAGGGTATCGAAGCCGACATGGCGCGCAAAATTGTCAAAATGATCAAAGATAAAAAAATGAAGGTTCAGACGGCCATTCAGGGCGAGAAGCTCAGAGTGACAGGTAAAAAGCGTGATGATCTGCAAGAAGTGATTGCCATGCTGCGGGAAGCCAAACTCGACATTCCACTGCAATTTGACAACTTCCGGGACTGA
- the groL gene encoding chaperonin GroEL (60 kDa chaperone family; promotes refolding of misfolded polypeptides especially under stressful conditions; forms two stacked rings of heptamers to form a barrel-shaped 14mer; ends can be capped by GroES; misfolded proteins enter the barrel where they are refolded when GroES binds), with translation MAKDVKFGDSARQKLLKGVNVLADAVKVTLGPKGRNVVLDKSFGAPTVTKDGVSVAKEIELKDKFENMGAQMVKEVASQTSDVAGDGTTTATVLAQAILNEGLKSVAAGMNPMDLKRGIDKAVKAMVEEIGKLSTPCANSRAIAQVGSISANSDTEIGEIIAEAMEKVGKEGVITVEEGSGFDNELDVVEGMQFDRGYLSPYFINNQDNMSAELENPHILLVDKKISNIREMLPLLEGVAKSGRPLLVIAEDVEGEALATLIVNNMRGIVKVAAAKAPGFGDRRKAMLEDIAILTGGTVISEEVGLSLEQADVSHLGSAKTVTLSKENTIIVDGSGDSKAIEARVGQIRKQIEDTSSDYDKEKLQERVAKLAGGVAVIKVGAGTEMEMKEKKARVEDALHSTRAAVEEGVVPGGGVALVRALQAVEGKVKGDNEDQNVGIALLLRAVTSPLRQIVKNAGDEPSVVLDRVKGLEGNMGYNAANGEYVDMVEQGIIDPAKVTRSALQAAGSVAGLMITTECMVTEIVEDTPAGGAPDMGGMGGMGGMGGMGGMM, from the coding sequence ATGGCTAAAGACGTAAAATTTGGTGATTCCGCCCGCCAGAAACTGCTCAAAGGCGTTAATGTACTGGCAGATGCGGTAAAGGTAACCCTCGGCCCCAAAGGCCGTAACGTAGTGCTGGACAAGTCTTTTGGTGCACCCACTGTGACCAAGGACGGCGTTTCCGTAGCCAAGGAAATCGAACTGAAGGACAAGTTCGAAAACATGGGCGCGCAGATGGTCAAGGAAGTTGCTTCACAGACTTCTGATGTCGCCGGTGATGGTACCACCACAGCAACAGTGCTAGCTCAGGCCATCCTCAATGAAGGCCTGAAATCAGTGGCCGCTGGCATGAACCCGATGGACCTCAAGCGCGGCATCGACAAGGCTGTGAAAGCCATGGTTGAAGAAATCGGCAAACTGTCTACGCCATGCGCCAATTCCAGAGCGATTGCCCAGGTAGGTTCTATCTCTGCCAACTCAGACACTGAGATTGGTGAAATCATCGCTGAAGCGATGGAAAAAGTTGGTAAAGAAGGCGTGATCACGGTTGAGGAAGGCTCAGGTTTCGACAACGAACTTGATGTTGTTGAAGGCATGCAGTTCGACCGCGGCTACCTTTCGCCTTATTTCATCAACAACCAGGACAACATGAGCGCGGAACTTGAAAACCCGCACATCCTGCTGGTAGACAAGAAAATCTCCAACATCCGCGAAATGCTGCCGTTGCTGGAAGGCGTAGCCAAATCCGGTCGTCCGCTGCTGGTGATTGCAGAAGACGTGGAAGGCGAAGCGCTGGCGACTCTTATCGTCAATAACATGCGCGGCATTGTTAAAGTGGCTGCGGCCAAGGCACCGGGTTTCGGTGACCGTCGCAAAGCCATGCTGGAAGATATCGCCATTCTGACCGGCGGCACCGTGATCTCGGAAGAAGTAGGTCTGAGCCTGGAGCAGGCCGATGTGTCGCACCTGGGTAGTGCCAAAACAGTGACACTGTCCAAGGAAAACACCATCATTGTTGATGGATCCGGTGACTCCAAAGCGATCGAAGCCCGTGTTGGCCAGATCCGCAAGCAGATCGAAGACACGTCGTCTGATTACGACAAGGAAAAGCTGCAAGAGCGCGTGGCCAAACTGGCTGGCGGTGTTGCCGTGATCAAGGTCGGTGCTGGCACCGAGATGGAAATGAAAGAGAAAAAAGCCCGCGTTGAAGATGCGCTGCACTCAACCCGTGCTGCGGTTGAAGAGGGCGTGGTTCCTGGCGGCGGTGTTGCTCTGGTACGTGCCCTGCAGGCCGTTGAAGGCAAGGTTAAAGGCGACAACGAAGACCAGAATGTTGGTATTGCCCTGTTGCTGCGTGCGGTTACGTCACCGCTGCGTCAGATTGTGAAAAACGCAGGCGATGAGCCTTCGGTGGTTCTGGACAGGGTCAAAGGTCTGGAAGGCAACATGGGTTATAACGCCGCCAATGGCGAATACGTGGACATGGTAGAGCAGGGCATCATTGACCCGGCTAAAGTCACACGTAGTGCGCTTCAGGCTGCCGGATCCGTTGCTGGTCTGATGATCACCACTGAGTGCATGGTCACTGAGATCGTGGAAGACACGCCAGCTGGTGGCGCCCCTGACATGGGCGGCATGGGTGGTATGGGCGGCATGGGTGGTATGGGCGGCATGATGTAA
- a CDS encoding co-chaperone GroES, whose product MKIRPLQDRVVVRRKEEETKTAGGIVLPGSAAEKPAQGEVLAVGPGRIMDNGDKRPIDLKVGDTVVFGKYASNTVKVDDEELLILSENEIFGVIEG is encoded by the coding sequence ATGAAGATTCGACCTTTGCAAGACCGTGTTGTCGTGCGCCGCAAGGAAGAAGAGACCAAGACCGCCGGTGGCATCGTACTGCCAGGCTCGGCAGCTGAAAAGCCCGCTCAGGGTGAAGTGCTGGCAGTCGGCCCGGGCCGGATCATGGATAACGGTGACAAGCGTCCGATAGACCTGAAGGTCGGTGACACGGTGGTATTTGGCAAGTATGCCAGCAATACCGTCAAAGTAGACGACGAAGAGCTGCTCATTCTGAGCGAAAACGAAATTTTCGGTGTGATTGAAGGCTGA
- a CDS encoding AmpG family muropeptide MFS transporter: MLPGRVNSFRESLLTLRDRRFVAIFLLGFSSGFPWVLHGSVLTLWMQSSGLSRSAIGYIGAVATVYAINWMWAPFVDRLRLPLLYRVFGQRRSWILLTQAFIVCSILLLSMGDPQQNLMLVSLCALSVALFSATQDIAVDAYRINIFTKQEMDAKMPFAAAVTTTGWWAGYGFIGGALALALGGETIGMTWPDVYRVLALLYIGLMVCVALVREPDVEGSAASATVAAAETAGDWQALEASGVGSDRGSKPGSDSAEDELSPFAKVRSWFRTLLIEPFREFFQRCGWKLAVSIFALLILFRLGDAMLGRMSLVFYVEIGFSRDEIAFYTKFFGGLMTAFFCLAGALINTRFGVLRGLFVGGIAMGAANCMFAIIALVGPSVPLLLMTLVVDNFTAAFATVAFISFISYFTSRTYTGTQYALMASVSNFGRTTLAASSGFLVDSLGGNWALFFVLTGAMVIPGLLMLWYIGRQVEEYRGRQLD; this comes from the coding sequence TTGCTCCCCGGCCGCGTTAACAGCTTTCGCGAATCCCTGCTGACGCTGCGAGACCGGCGGTTTGTTGCTATTTTCCTGCTCGGTTTTTCCAGTGGTTTTCCCTGGGTGTTGCACGGCTCCGTGCTCACGCTCTGGATGCAGTCATCAGGCCTGTCTCGCTCCGCCATTGGCTATATAGGCGCCGTCGCGACTGTCTATGCCATCAACTGGATGTGGGCGCCCTTCGTCGACAGGCTTCGTCTGCCGCTGTTATACAGAGTGTTTGGTCAGCGCCGGTCCTGGATTCTGCTGACACAGGCTTTTATCGTGTGTTCCATTTTGCTGCTAAGCATGGGAGACCCGCAACAGAATCTGATGCTGGTCAGTCTGTGTGCACTCAGCGTCGCCCTGTTTTCGGCGACGCAGGATATAGCGGTGGATGCCTACCGAATCAATATATTCACAAAGCAGGAAATGGACGCCAAAATGCCATTTGCGGCCGCCGTGACCACCACGGGCTGGTGGGCCGGGTATGGATTTATCGGCGGTGCGCTGGCGCTGGCACTGGGCGGGGAAACCATCGGAATGACATGGCCCGATGTGTATCGTGTGCTGGCGTTGCTGTATATCGGGCTGATGGTCTGCGTGGCGCTGGTCAGGGAGCCTGACGTAGAAGGTAGCGCCGCATCCGCAACGGTGGCTGCTGCTGAGACGGCCGGTGACTGGCAAGCGCTGGAGGCGTCAGGTGTAGGTTCCGACCGCGGCTCTAAGCCCGGTTCTGATAGTGCAGAAGACGAACTGAGCCCGTTTGCCAAAGTCAGGTCGTGGTTCAGAACCTTGCTGATCGAACCGTTTCGGGAGTTTTTCCAGCGTTGCGGCTGGAAGCTGGCTGTTTCCATTTTTGCGCTGTTGATTCTGTTTCGGCTCGGCGATGCCATGCTGGGCCGCATGTCGTTGGTGTTTTATGTTGAGATCGGTTTTAGCCGCGACGAGATAGCGTTTTATACCAAGTTCTTCGGCGGCTTGATGACGGCGTTTTTCTGCCTTGCCGGTGCCCTGATCAATACCCGTTTTGGCGTGCTCCGTGGCCTGTTTGTGGGTGGTATCGCCATGGGTGCGGCAAACTGCATGTTCGCCATCATTGCGCTTGTCGGGCCCAGTGTGCCGTTGTTGCTGATGACCCTGGTGGTGGACAACTTCACCGCTGCCTTTGCCACAGTTGCGTTTATCTCGTTTATTTCCTATTTCACCAGCCGCACCTATACCGGAACCCAGTATGCCCTGATGGCATCGGTTTCCAACTTCGGACGCACCACTCTGGCGGCCAGCAGTGGTTTTCTGGTTGACTCGCTGGGCGGCAACTGGGCGCTGTTCTTTGTCCTCACCGGCGCCATGGTGATCCCGGGTCTGTTAATGTTATGGTACATCGGCAGGCAGGTCGAAGAGTACCGGGGTCGACAACTCGACTGA
- a CDS encoding 5-(carboxyamino)imidazole ribonucleotide synthase produces MKIGVIGGGQLGRMLALAGTPLGMKFVFLDPAQDACAAMLGEHIHADYHDHEHLRQLADQVDMVTFEFESVPADTVAFLSQFVPVYPCAESLRIARDRLLEKNLFRNLQVPVAPYAAVDSQAELEQAVASIGLPAVLKTRTLGYDGKGQKVLRAPVDVSAAFAELGSVPCILEDFVEFSGEVSLIAVRGRDGACRFYPLVHNTHNDGILRLSIASEQHPLQALAEQYTSAVLEHLDYVGVMAFEFFEVDGGLKANEIAPRVHNSGHWTIEGAECSQFENHLRAITGLPLGSTRKLGESAMVNFIGCVPEIARLAAIADCHVHDYGKAFKDGRKVGHATVRSVDSDTLHRQLDEISLLMAADN; encoded by the coding sequence ATGAAAATTGGCGTAATCGGTGGTGGCCAGCTGGGACGTATGTTGGCGTTGGCTGGCACTCCACTGGGTATGAAATTTGTTTTTCTGGATCCGGCGCAGGATGCCTGCGCCGCCATGCTGGGTGAACATATCCACGCGGACTACCACGATCATGAGCATCTGCGGCAATTGGCCGATCAGGTCGACATGGTGACATTCGAGTTCGAGAGTGTACCCGCCGATACCGTGGCCTTTCTGTCGCAATTTGTACCGGTCTATCCGTGTGCCGAATCCTTGCGTATTGCCCGTGACCGTCTGCTTGAGAAAAACCTGTTTCGCAATCTTCAGGTGCCGGTGGCACCTTACGCTGCGGTTGACTCGCAGGCTGAGCTTGAACAGGCCGTCGCCAGCATCGGACTGCCGGCTGTGTTGAAGACGCGCACGCTGGGTTACGATGGCAAGGGTCAAAAGGTACTGCGTGCTCCGGTTGATGTCAGCGCCGCATTTGCTGAGCTGGGCAGTGTGCCCTGTATTCTGGAAGACTTTGTTGAATTCAGCGGCGAAGTGTCATTGATTGCAGTGCGTGGCCGCGATGGCGCCTGCCGGTTCTATCCACTGGTCCACAATACCCATAATGACGGTATATTGCGCTTATCCATTGCCAGTGAGCAGCATCCCTTGCAGGCATTGGCTGAGCAGTATACCTCGGCAGTGCTTGAGCATCTGGACTATGTCGGGGTGATGGCGTTCGAATTTTTTGAAGTCGATGGCGGACTCAAAGCCAATGAGATTGCGCCCAGGGTACATAACTCCGGGCACTGGACAATTGAAGGGGCCGAGTGCAGTCAATTCGAAAATCACTTGCGGGCGATTACCGGTTTACCCTTGGGTTCCACCAGGAAGCTTGGTGAAAGCGCCATGGTTAACTTTATTGGCTGTGTGCCAGAAATAGCCAGGCTCGCAGCCATTGCTGACTGCCATGTGCATGACTACGGCAAGGCCTTCAAGGACGGCCGCAAGGTCGGACACGCTACTGTGCGTAGTGTCGATTCTGATACGCTGCACCGCCAGCTGGATGAAATCAGTCTGCTGATGGCAGCTGACAATTAA